GTCGGCCTCATCGATCGCCACCTGCACGCGCGTGCCGGCGGGCGTGTGTCGAACCGCGTTGCGCAGCACGTTGTCCACGGCGCTGGCGATGAGCGTCGCGCGCCCGTTCACCGTCGGATGGGCCGACACGACGACGTCCACGGCCTTGTCCTGCTGCGACGCCTCGAAATCCGCATCCGCGGCAACGTCGCGCACCAGGGCGGCCAGGTCGAGGCGCGCGGCCGCTTCAGCCGTCTCGTCGTGCTCCGCCCGCGCGAGCGACAGCACGCGACCGATCAGGTCGTTCATGCGATCGGCTTCCGTCTCGATCCGCGCGAGATCGGTCTCGGCGGCCGACCCCGCCTTTCGGCGTGCCAGTTCCAGCGCGACGTGCAGGCGCGCGAGCGGCGATCGGAGCTCGTGCGAGATGTCCGAGAGAAGCTGGTTCTGCGCGGTCACCAGGGCTTCGATGCGCCCGGCCATCGCGTTGAAGTCGCGGCCGAGGTCGCCGATCTCGTCGTGCCGCACGGACGTGGCTGCGCTGGCACGCGCCTGCAGGTCGCCGGCCGCGAGACGATGGCTGGCGTCGCGCACGTCGCGAATGGGACGCGCAAGGGACCGCGCCACCAGGAAGCACACGATGCCGGAGACGAGAATGGCCAGCACCACCGCGGTGTAGGGGAACGACGGGCGCAGTCGCAGATCCCTGAAGCCGTCGAGCGCGGTGCCGGCGGCGGTGAACGACGCGCCTGCACCGTCAGTGACGACGCGGCGCGTGGCATGGGTCGCGGCCGCGTCTCCACATACGAGCTGCCCCGATGCGTCGACGAGAGACATCGCCATGCGACCGCGCTCGGCGAGCACTGCCATGTACGCGTCGCACGCCTCCTTCCCTTCACGCTCG
The nucleotide sequence above comes from Acidobacteriota bacterium. Encoded proteins:
- a CDS encoding HAMP domain-containing protein — translated: MRGIALTIFLSFWLIFAVLIAAFAVLPNEGSSVRFADHLHQHGLVAAGLFEREGKEACDAYMAVLAERGRMAMSLVDASGQLVCGDAAATHATRRVVTDGAGASFTAAGTALDGFRDLRLRPSFPYTAVVLAILVSGIVCFLVARSLARPIRDVRDASHRLAAGDLQARASAATSVRHDEIGDLGRDFNAMAGRIEALVTAQNQLLSDISHELRSPLARLHVALELARRKAGSAAETDLARIETEADRMNDLIGRVLSLARAEHDETAEAAARLDLAALVRDVAADADFEASQQDKAVDVVVSAHPTVNGRATLIASAVDNVLRNAVRHTPAGTRVQVAIDEADDAATISIRDHGPGVPATDIERIFTPFHRVGIDRSQSSGGVGLGLAIARRAIALHEGTIAAENAAGGGLRVTIRLPR